The following proteins are co-located in the Paludibaculum fermentans genome:
- the iolC gene encoding 5-dehydro-2-deoxygluconokinase, translated as MDIAILGRIGYDLYSEEPHVPLPQARRFSRYLGGSSANMAVGLSRLGANVGIVSCLGNDSLSQFLIDYLNEAKVDTSHVQTRPGYLPSLCLTEVSPPDRFPQVFYRHDAVDTLLTTAPGDLEYVSAAKMFITNGTSLCASPSREATYLALERAHQAGCRVVFDVDFRAMSWPSPAEAGLAVRLALPFIDVLIGNQPELMLVAGESTLEAATEKLRSLPMLVSKLGEQGTRVWTGEKSVFLPPYKVDVCTTIGAGDGFASGFLYALLQDLPVEECLHYGNAAAAIVVSRLSCSEAMPTMAEVQALLSEQRKPAEPAR; from the coding sequence ATGGACATCGCAATTCTCGGCCGCATCGGCTATGACCTCTACTCCGAGGAACCCCACGTTCCGCTGCCCCAGGCACGGCGGTTTTCCCGCTACCTGGGCGGCTCCAGCGCCAATATGGCTGTGGGTTTGTCCCGCCTGGGCGCCAACGTCGGCATCGTGAGCTGCCTGGGCAACGACAGCCTCAGCCAGTTTCTGATCGATTACCTAAACGAAGCCAAAGTCGACACCAGCCATGTACAAACCCGGCCGGGCTACCTGCCATCCCTTTGCCTGACCGAGGTTTCCCCGCCCGACCGCTTCCCGCAGGTCTTCTACCGCCACGACGCGGTGGATACCCTGCTGACGACCGCGCCCGGCGACCTCGAATACGTCTCGGCCGCAAAGATGTTTATCACCAACGGCACCTCGCTGTGCGCCTCGCCTTCGCGCGAAGCCACTTACCTGGCGCTGGAACGGGCGCATCAAGCGGGCTGCCGTGTGGTTTTCGACGTTGATTTCCGGGCTATGTCGTGGCCCAGTCCGGCCGAAGCCGGGCTGGCCGTGCGGCTCGCATTACCGTTCATTGACGTACTGATTGGCAATCAGCCGGAACTGATGCTGGTGGCCGGCGAGTCGACCTTGGAGGCCGCGACGGAGAAACTGCGGAGTTTGCCCATGTTGGTGTCCAAGCTGGGCGAGCAAGGCACCCGGGTTTGGACCGGTGAAAAGTCGGTATTTCTGCCGCCCTACAAGGTGGACGTGTGCACCACCATCGGCGCGGGTGACGGCTTCGCATCCGGCTTCCTGTATGCGCTTTTACAGGATCTACCGGTCGAGGAATGTCTGCATTACGGGAATGCCGCCGCAGCGATTGTGGTCAGCCGCCTCAGTTGCTCCGAAGCTATGCCTACGATGGCAGAGGTGCAGGCGCTCCTCAGTGAACAGCGGAAGCCCGCGGAGCCTGCCCGATAG
- the iolB gene encoding 5-deoxy-glucuronate isomerase, with translation MSLLVHPDTTGTQIETFGFELLAIKIVKLQAGQSMEEDTAGRELAIVPLGGTCSVTSTAGDFASVGGRASVFSGLPHTLYLPIATKFTLTAQGDCDLAFCYSKAEEPHAAALVGPADVRVEIRGGGNATRQINHMIQPGFPAHRILVCEVYTPSGNWSSYPPHKHDVHNLPGEVDLEEFYYYRIDKPEGYAIQKVYSADRRIDETLTVRDGEMVLVPEGYHPVVAAHGYNAYYLNVLAGSARSMAASDDPEYAWVRDTWREQDPRLPLVR, from the coding sequence ATGTCCCTCCTTGTCCATCCAGACACAACCGGAACTCAGATTGAGACTTTCGGATTTGAATTACTGGCCATTAAGATCGTGAAGCTCCAAGCCGGCCAGAGCATGGAGGAGGACACCGCCGGCCGCGAACTCGCCATTGTTCCTCTCGGCGGAACCTGCTCGGTCACCTCGACAGCCGGTGATTTCGCCTCGGTCGGGGGCCGCGCGAGTGTCTTCAGCGGCCTGCCTCATACGCTGTATCTGCCTATTGCGACAAAGTTTACGCTCACCGCGCAGGGTGATTGCGACCTGGCGTTCTGCTACTCCAAAGCCGAGGAACCGCACGCGGCTGCGCTGGTCGGGCCGGCGGACGTCCGCGTCGAGATTCGCGGCGGAGGCAACGCCACGCGGCAGATCAACCACATGATCCAGCCCGGCTTCCCGGCCCACCGGATCCTGGTCTGTGAGGTCTACACCCCCAGCGGCAACTGGTCCAGCTACCCGCCGCACAAGCACGATGTCCACAATCTCCCTGGAGAAGTGGACTTGGAAGAGTTCTACTACTACCGCATCGACAAGCCCGAGGGCTATGCCATCCAGAAGGTGTACAGCGCCGACCGGCGGATCGATGAAACCCTCACCGTCCGCGACGGCGAGATGGTGCTGGTACCGGAAGGGTACCACCCGGTCGTCGCCGCGCACGGCTATAACGCTTACTATCTGAACGTCCTCGCCGGCTCGGCCCGCTCGATGGCCGCATCCGACGATCCCGAATACGCCTGGGTCCGCGACACGTGGCGCGAGCAGGACCCGAGACTCCCGCTGGTCCGCTGA
- a CDS encoding LacI family DNA-binding transcriptional regulator: MRRASIKDIARLANVSHSTVSRALRGSSLISPQTITRIRQIAADSGYRPSAAARSLVTSRSATIGVVVTSIADPFAAEVVLGIEDAADQRDYSVILANSNAQPEREMRVVRAFEERRVDGIIVTSSRVGAVYAELLSQAHVPIVLLNNQHPSEFMHSVMIENLAASRQATQHLIDLGHRRIAYIGDRFGCQSDTERFSGYQSALEAAGLPILTEYTGYGNGSADGGDSAMSELLTLPLPPTAVFCYNDMTAFGAMRAAAARGLRIPTDLSIVGFDDLFFAQFAAPPLTTVRQPMRDMGRLAVESLLHLLAGTPTEANLKMPGELIVRQSTASPQEIA, translated from the coding sequence GTGAGACGCGCTTCCATCAAAGACATCGCCCGGCTAGCGAATGTCTCCCATTCCACCGTCTCCCGTGCGCTTCGCGGCAGCTCCCTCATCAGTCCCCAAACAATCACCCGAATCCGCCAGATCGCCGCCGACTCCGGCTACCGGCCCAGCGCCGCCGCCCGCAGCCTCGTCACCAGCCGTTCCGCTACGATCGGTGTAGTCGTTACCAGCATCGCCGACCCCTTCGCCGCTGAGGTCGTCCTCGGAATCGAAGATGCCGCCGACCAGCGTGACTATTCCGTCATCCTGGCCAACTCCAACGCGCAACCGGAGAGGGAAATGCGCGTGGTCAGGGCGTTCGAGGAACGCCGGGTGGACGGCATCATCGTCACCTCGTCGCGCGTCGGCGCGGTCTATGCCGAACTGCTCTCCCAGGCTCACGTCCCCATCGTTCTCCTGAACAATCAGCACCCCAGCGAGTTCATGCACTCGGTGATGATCGAAAACCTGGCCGCTAGCCGCCAGGCCACCCAGCATCTCATCGACCTCGGTCATAGACGCATCGCCTACATTGGCGATCGCTTTGGCTGCCAGTCGGATACCGAGCGTTTCAGCGGTTACCAATCGGCTTTGGAAGCTGCGGGGCTGCCAATCCTGACGGAATATACCGGATACGGGAACGGCTCCGCTGATGGTGGTGATTCCGCCATGTCGGAGCTTCTGACGCTACCCCTGCCTCCGACGGCGGTGTTCTGCTACAACGACATGACCGCCTTTGGCGCGATGCGGGCCGCTGCCGCCCGCGGCTTGCGAATCCCTACAGATTTGTCCATCGTCGGCTTCGATGATCTTTTCTTTGCTCAGTTTGCGGCGCCGCCGCTGACCACCGTCCGCCAACCGATGCGCGACATGGGCCGGCTAGCGGTGGAAAGCCTGCTGCACCTGCTGGCCGGCACGCCTACTGAGGCCAACCTGAAAATGCCCGGCGAACTGATCGTTCGCCAATCCACCGCTTCCCCACAGGAGATTGCCTGA
- a CDS encoding Cgl0159 family (beta/alpha)8-fold protein, with amino-acid sequence MFSSQQFLPDTLMARLTEVRVTDPDCAWRAAQTRRRRHGLVSGGKLNILAADHPARRVTKVGSNPIAMADRRDYLARIVRVMSADGIDGLMATMDILEDLLILDALVREAGGVSLLDGKVLIGSLNRGGLAGSCWELDDPITGPTPATCTAWHLDGAKLLLRIADDDAGSLKTMLASAQAINECNALHLPMFLEPLPVIRRDSGWAVQKEREALARIAGVASALGDSSRYLWLKLPYCEGYETVARSTSLPILLLGGESAGNPAPFLGELASAMKAGPNVRGALVGRNVLYPGDEDPLAMACAVGGIIHQTWTVDQALESLPANRGRALDSLSRLF; translated from the coding sequence ATGTTCTCCAGCCAGCAGTTTCTGCCAGATACCCTGATGGCGCGCCTCACCGAGGTCCGGGTCACTGATCCGGATTGCGCCTGGCGCGCGGCCCAGACTCGCCGGCGCCGGCACGGTCTCGTGAGCGGGGGTAAGCTCAACATCCTGGCCGCCGATCATCCGGCCCGCCGGGTCACCAAAGTCGGGAGTAATCCCATCGCCATGGCCGATCGGAGGGACTATCTTGCCAGGATTGTCCGGGTGATGTCGGCCGACGGGATTGATGGCCTGATGGCCACCATGGACATCCTCGAGGATCTATTGATCCTGGATGCACTGGTAAGAGAAGCAGGCGGCGTATCGCTTCTGGACGGGAAGGTCCTCATTGGCAGCCTGAACCGGGGCGGCCTGGCGGGCTCCTGCTGGGAGCTGGATGACCCGATCACCGGACCCACCCCGGCCACCTGTACGGCGTGGCACCTGGATGGCGCGAAGCTGCTGCTGCGCATCGCCGATGATGACGCCGGATCGCTGAAAACCATGCTCGCCAGCGCGCAGGCGATCAACGAATGCAACGCATTGCACCTGCCCATGTTCCTGGAGCCGCTGCCGGTCATCCGGAGGGATTCGGGCTGGGCGGTCCAGAAGGAACGCGAGGCCCTGGCCCGCATTGCCGGTGTCGCTTCCGCCCTGGGCGACAGCAGCCGCTATCTGTGGCTCAAGCTGCCCTACTGCGAGGGATACGAAACGGTGGCCCGGTCCACGTCCTTGCCGATCCTGCTTTTGGGCGGTGAATCGGCCGGGAACCCCGCTCCGTTCCTGGGGGAACTGGCTTCCGCCATGAAGGCCGGGCCGAACGTTCGGGGCGCCCTGGTGGGCCGCAACGTACTCTACCCCGGCGACGAGGACCCGTTGGCCATGGCCTGCGCGGTGGGTGGCATCATTCATCAAACCTGGACGGTCGACCAGGCGCTGGAATCCCTTCCAGCGAATCGCGGCCGGGCGCTGGACTCGCTCTCGCGGCTCTTCTGA
- a CDS encoding outer membrane beta-barrel protein, with translation MCVLQAQDHAAISGWIKDVHGAMIPRADVLVWNQETGLSRNGHSDDTGQYGFSSLQPGLYTVHVSARGFRSLTRSNIRLGVSERASLDVMLQIGRLEESITVNADEAALPATSGSLRGAVDQRRIEDLPLNGRDITQLVMTQAGVVMGSRSSSEGNGYAVNGGRQNGVHYTLDGGTNTDAYRHQSGVFPNSSAIAEVVIERGNLSAEHGNSAGTIVSVVTRSGTNMLHGSAFEFARNGALNARDFFAANRDNLKRSQFGGTLGGPVIRNRMFFFGSYQGTRGRAETQYTRQFLPTAAMRGGDLSATANRVVDPLTLSPFPANRIPASRLSSVSQALLRYIAVPASASGERQVSIRDRTGENEYTARLDYNTFAHRLTGHLFQRNLETPFSGNPQDLASMFGPGVGRSVQPYIHATFTDVWMLSGSVIHNLTFAVRDRRTLNDWDSVRLPIDFAQAGVRGIAVKSPAAMYVNVYGNFMARPGWNYDKRDRDYHLSDSLSWMAGRHELKAGGEVLRLRNQIRNDFRTMGNFDFNGAASGDPMADFLLGEVYQFWQGGGEYKELSGLRTALFLQDSWRIGSRFTLNTGLRWDPSTPYQDSLGRIQCFVPGVRSTRFPNAPLGYLNAGDWACPQGGFREFRKSFAPRVGFAWRPRGTNLVFRGGAGIFWVPLATMLYNGFVNSAPFSPQVTRNGVQFSDPFANVVNPFPGSFAPFQPSRDVKFSTPMGQFGTFSPGFRPGYSEGVNLTVEHPFGKAWLGRASYVGNLGRNLSYAYDLNYARYAAGATASNLQQRRPYPDFASLIVSESGSSSSYHALETAVSRRAPSGLIVEANYTWSKAIDESSEDTIPGQSASIAMPSDRRAGRALANFDVPHRLTASWVWPVPAAGFDARWVRLLTNGWVTSGMATWRGGMPFSVRSGTDRALSGVGQDFADLTGDPNMSNGRSRQEIIGRYFNTSAFQLAAPGTFGNAPRNLLRGPGMVNFDVALVREFPVHDRFRTQVRAEFFNALNQAALSNPYALVNNPARFGRIESSGAARTIQLALKLSF, from the coding sequence GTGTGCGTTCTGCAAGCCCAGGATCACGCCGCCATTTCGGGTTGGATCAAGGACGTTCACGGCGCGATGATCCCGCGGGCCGACGTCCTGGTCTGGAATCAGGAAACAGGCCTCAGCCGCAACGGTCACTCCGATGACACCGGCCAGTATGGCTTCAGCAGCCTGCAGCCGGGCCTCTACACCGTACACGTCTCAGCGCGCGGCTTCCGCAGCCTCACCCGTTCAAACATCCGGCTCGGCGTGTCGGAGCGCGCGTCCCTTGATGTCATGCTCCAGATCGGCCGCCTGGAGGAAAGCATCACCGTCAACGCCGACGAGGCGGCCTTGCCTGCCACCTCCGGCAGCCTGCGCGGCGCCGTCGACCAGCGCCGGATCGAGGATCTGCCACTCAATGGCCGCGACATCACCCAACTCGTCATGACGCAGGCCGGTGTCGTGATGGGCAGCCGGTCGTCGTCGGAAGGCAACGGCTATGCCGTCAACGGCGGCCGTCAGAACGGGGTGCACTACACCCTGGACGGCGGCACCAACACCGACGCCTACCGCCACCAGAGCGGCGTCTTCCCCAACTCCTCCGCCATCGCTGAGGTCGTGATCGAGCGCGGCAACCTCAGCGCCGAGCACGGCAATTCCGCCGGCACCATCGTGAGCGTTGTCACCAGAAGCGGCACGAACATGCTGCACGGTTCCGCCTTCGAATTCGCCCGCAACGGAGCACTGAACGCACGCGACTTCTTCGCCGCCAACCGCGACAACCTCAAGCGGTCGCAGTTCGGCGGCACCCTGGGCGGACCCGTCATCCGCAATCGCATGTTCTTCTTCGGCAGCTACCAGGGCACGCGTGGGCGCGCCGAGACGCAGTACACGCGCCAGTTCCTGCCCACCGCCGCCATGCGCGGCGGCGATCTCTCCGCGACAGCCAACCGCGTCGTCGATCCCCTGACACTCAGCCCGTTCCCGGCAAACCGCATTCCCGCCAGCCGGTTGAGTTCCGTCTCGCAGGCCCTGTTGCGCTACATCGCCGTGCCCGCTTCGGCCAGCGGTGAACGCCAGGTGAGCATCCGCGACCGCACCGGCGAGAACGAATACACGGCCCGGCTCGACTACAATACTTTCGCCCACCGCCTCACCGGGCACCTGTTCCAGCGCAATCTCGAGACGCCCTTCTCTGGCAATCCGCAGGACCTCGCCTCCATGTTCGGACCCGGCGTCGGGCGCTCCGTGCAGCCTTACATCCACGCCACGTTCACCGACGTCTGGATGCTCTCCGGCTCCGTCATCCACAACCTGACTTTCGCCGTGCGCGACCGGCGCACGTTGAACGATTGGGACTCCGTCCGCCTGCCCATCGACTTCGCACAGGCCGGTGTGCGGGGCATCGCCGTGAAGAGCCCGGCCGCCATGTACGTCAACGTCTACGGCAACTTCATGGCCCGGCCCGGCTGGAACTACGACAAGCGCGACCGCGACTACCACCTCTCCGACAGCCTCAGTTGGATGGCTGGGCGTCACGAACTCAAAGCCGGCGGCGAAGTCCTGCGCCTTCGAAACCAGATCCGGAACGACTTCCGCACCATGGGGAACTTCGATTTCAACGGAGCCGCCAGCGGCGATCCGATGGCTGATTTCCTGCTGGGCGAGGTCTACCAGTTCTGGCAGGGTGGCGGCGAGTATAAGGAACTCTCCGGTCTGCGGACCGCCCTCTTCCTGCAGGACTCCTGGCGCATCGGCAGCCGCTTCACGCTGAACACCGGTCTTCGCTGGGATCCGTCCACGCCCTATCAGGATTCGCTCGGGCGCATCCAGTGCTTCGTGCCGGGCGTCCGGTCGACTCGATTTCCTAATGCGCCGCTCGGCTACCTGAACGCAGGCGACTGGGCCTGTCCGCAGGGCGGCTTCCGCGAGTTCCGCAAGTCCTTCGCGCCCCGCGTCGGGTTCGCCTGGCGGCCGCGTGGCACCAATCTCGTTTTTCGCGGCGGAGCCGGCATCTTCTGGGTGCCCCTGGCCACCATGCTCTACAACGGCTTCGTCAACTCAGCCCCGTTCAGCCCGCAGGTGACCCGGAACGGAGTCCAGTTCAGCGATCCGTTCGCCAATGTGGTGAACCCGTTCCCGGGTTCGTTCGCGCCCTTCCAGCCGTCCAGGGATGTGAAATTCTCGACACCGATGGGCCAGTTCGGCACCTTTTCGCCCGGCTTCCGTCCCGGCTATTCCGAGGGCGTCAATCTCACCGTCGAACACCCGTTCGGCAAGGCTTGGCTCGGCCGCGCTTCCTACGTCGGCAACCTTGGGCGGAATCTCTCCTACGCCTACGATCTGAACTACGCCCGCTACGCCGCAGGCGCCACCGCCTCAAATCTGCAGCAGCGCCGGCCCTATCCCGACTTCGCCAGCCTCATTGTGTCGGAATCCGGATCCAGTTCCAGCTACCATGCGCTGGAGACGGCGGTCTCGCGGCGCGCACCCTCGGGCCTGATCGTCGAAGCGAACTACACCTGGTCAAAGGCGATCGACGAGAGCTCCGAGGACACGATCCCCGGGCAGAGCGCCTCCATTGCCATGCCCTCTGACCGGCGGGCCGGCCGGGCTCTCGCCAACTTCGACGTTCCACACCGCCTGACGGCTTCGTGGGTCTGGCCCGTGCCCGCCGCCGGATTCGATGCACGGTGGGTTCGTTTGCTCACGAACGGCTGGGTCACCTCAGGCATGGCCACCTGGCGCGGAGGCATGCCGTTCTCGGTGCGTTCCGGAACGGACCGGGCGCTAAGCGGCGTGGGCCAGGATTTCGCCGACCTCACCGGTGATCCGAACATGAGCAACGGGCGGTCGAGACAGGAGATCATCGGCCGTTACTTCAACACGTCCGCGTTCCAATTGGCCGCACCTGGCACCTTTGGCAACGCGCCGCGGAATCTGTTGCGCGGCCCGGGCATGGTCAACTTCGACGTCGCCCTGGTGCGGGAGTTCCCGGTGCATGATCGTTTTCGGACCCAGGTGCGCGCGGAGTTCTTCAATGCGCTCAACCAGGCGGCACTCTCCAATCCGTATGCGCTCGTGAACAATCCAGCCCGGTTCGGGCGGATCGAAAGCTCAGGAGCGGCCCGCACCATCCAGTTGGCCCTGAAGCTCAGCTTCTGA